GCCTCATGATGCCACAATATTTAACCACAAATATTCAGTGAGTAGCATTTTCATTGTTATCGGCATACCTTTAGGCTATTGTTCGCTTTCTTGTTGCTTTGATGGAATTTGAATTTTAGgcagtgaaaaaatatattttttgcactCCCAGATAGatgctattgtccagtgtgtcatgcctGGGGAGTAttgttgcagatgagactgcagggaggaggtgcttATGAAATGGACAATTGTGGCACTTTGAAACTCTGTATTTTGCATCAGTGTCTTGTATTGTATCCTAAAGGCTGAAATCCTGAATTGTGGTGTTTTCACTCattgtttggttgcaggagcactgaatgtctgagttgagcgaTCTCTGGATGTGATAGTGTTCAAATCTGTTCGATTTAGTTTATATATCACTGGTGATGGGCCCATTTGAGtggctgagtgtgtgttcatTGGCCACCACTGAGGCTTAAGGATGTGATCTGAAACCCAGCTGTGAACTGCCTGAGGTGCCTGTAATCCCAGAGATGGCATTAGTCTTTCCCCCAGGATACCAGAGTACCGCTGACAGTTAGCTCCTGTGTCCATGTCCGCGCTGCTGTGTCCATGTCCCTGTGTTCACACTGATTTTTCGGCTTCATAAGAATTGTGAATTTTGCGTATGTTGTGTAAACTTTAGACCAACGTGCGTTCTAATTCCTTTTTAAGACGGTAACGGTTTGAGACGGTAATTTTCATGGTgaatatttgaaatgcattgtcagagctgtgtttttttttttttgtaatgcagtACCAAACATTGGGCAGGACAGAGATGGGATCTGTAGGTCGTGGGGACAGTACCACTTTGAAACATTTGATGGAATCTTACTACTTTCCTGGAGCCTGTTCCTACATCCTTACTAAAGACTGCCGCTCTGTAGAAACACAGCGCACGGTGTGGGTAAGACTGCCGCTCTGTAGAAACACAGCGCACGGTGTGGGTAAGACTGCCGCTCTGTAGAAACACAGCGCACGGTGTGGGTAAGACTGCCGCTCTGTAGAACCACAGCACACAGTGTGGGTAAGACTGCCACTCTGTAGAAACACAGCACACGGTGTGGGTAAGACTGCCGCTCTGTAGAGAAACAGCACACAGTGTGGGTAAGACTGCCACTCTGTAGAAACACAGCACACGGTGTGGGTAAGACTGCCGCTCTGTAGAAACACAGCACACGGTGTGGGTAAGactgccattacattacattacattataggcatttagcagacgctcttatccagagcgacttacacaactttttacatagcactttacattgtatccatttatacagctggatatatactgaagcaatgcaggttaagtaccttgctcaagggtacaacggcagtgtccttacccgggattcgaacctgcgacctttcggttacaagcgcagttccttacccactgtgccacactgccgCTCTGTAGAGAAACAGCACACGGTGTGGGTAAGACTGCCGCTCTGTAGAAACACAGCACACGGTGTGGGTTATGCGATCGGTCGTCTCTAAATTGGGCCGATTATTTCTGTAGTGAGCCGCCCTGCAGTCGGGCGTGGGACAGGACTGGGTCTTTGTGCAGTGGCAGGGAAGTGGGCTTTCTTTGGGCCACCCGAAATGCAGAAAAGCTCTAATGCTGCCTCCCTGTCCCCGCCTGGTTCTGGCTCAGTTTTGTGCTGGGATTATGGTTTGATTTACCTGTGCTGTGACACTGAGTGAGTCCCTGTGAGTAACTGAGTGAGTAACTGAATGAGTCACTGAGCAATTcgctgtgtgtgagactgagtgagtgactgagtaacTGAGTGAGTCATTTTGAATGAGACCCTGTGAATGAGTCACTCTGAATGAGTTGCTGTGTGAGCCTCTGAATGAGACTGTAAATGGGGGTTTTATGGCTCTTGCCTGTGCAGATGTGCAGACGGAGGACGTTGCTGATTTTGGGAACAGCTGGGTGGTGCAGCTGCCCCAGGAGAGGCGCTGCAGGTCAGTGGAGGAGGAGTTCCCCAGCCCCTGCACCTCCGAGTCACATGGACGTGAGTGTTCAACACTGCATATACACTGCACTCATACAGAGTGCATATGCACTGTGCTTTACACACTGCGCTTATACACGGCGCATATGCACTGTGCTTTACATACTGCACTCTATACACTGCGCTTATACACAGCGCATATGCACTGTGCTTTACACACTGCGCTCTATACACTGCGCATATGCACTGTGCCTTACACACTGCGCTTTACACACTGCGCTTATACACGGTGCATATGCACTGTGCCTTATACACTGCACTCATACAGAGTGCATATGCACTgtgctttacacactgcacttaTACACTGCGCTTATACACAGTGCATATGCACTGTGCTTTACTCACTGCGCTCTATACAGtgtgctcactcacacatgcctgtatgtgtatttgagtttgttcgtgcatgtgcacatgcgtctgtgtgtgtgtgtgtgttcaggacgCCATTGAGAAGTGCAGTGCGCTCCTGTTCTTCCCCTTCCTGTCCTGCCATGAGAACATTGACCCAAACCCCTATGTGGCCAGCTGTGTCTCCGACTTATGTGTGTAAGTCCCCTCTGCCCCACCCCTCACTGCTGTCACTCAGCCTGTGCTCTGCATGCATGAATATGCATGAGAAATACCCAGAATTCTGAGCAAAATGGGCCTTCCTGTTGTGTGACAGGGCGGACGATGTGGACACTTTTTGCCGGGCTCTGGTGGAGTACACCAGGGCCTGCTCACACGTGGGCTACCCtgtgagagagtggagagaCAGCTTCCCGCAGTGCTGTAAGTGGactacactacaccacaccCCATCCAGCAGCACACTACACCGTAACCGTTAGAGCATGGCATAGTCCTTTTAAAATCTGCTGCCCAACGTGAGGCTGACGGTTGTGAGGAGAGTTATGCTATAGTGTGTTTCCTAGCTGACGGTTGTGAGGAGAGTTACGCTGTAGTGCGTTTCCTAGCTGACGGTTGTGAGGAGAGTTACGCTGTACTGTGTTTCCTAGCTGACGGTTGTGAGGACAGCTTCgtgcacagagactgcatcaGCTGCTGTCCTCCCACCTGCACCTTTGAGAAGGAATGCCTGGGGAGCAACCTGCACTGCCTGGATGGCTGCTACTGCCACGATggtgagaagtgtgtgtgtgtgagtgcttgtatGCGCACGCATGTGTCTGCTTGTGAATGTATTACTTTAACTGATAAATGGGCAGTTCAGCATTTTGATGGATAATTTTAATCCCATTACCAAttttgtgcgcgtgtgcgcgtgtgcgcgtgtgcgcgtgtgcgcgtgtgcgcgtgtgcgcgtgtgcgcgtgtgcgcgtgcatccTGCAGAATGGGACCTGTATCTCAGCgtctgtgctcctgtgtgtacCATGGCTCTGCCTTCCCTCTGGGTCACGTGCTGGAGCAGGGATGCAGTGTGTGCTCAGTCCCGTTACCAAACACTACATACACTTTCATACATTTACCTACCATACTGACACATTAGTGCCCTTACCATTACCAGCCATACTGACACATTAGTGCACTTTCCATTACCAACCATACTGACACATTAGTGCACTTTCCATTACCAACCATACTGACACATTAGTGCACTTACCATTACCAACCACACCGACACATTAGTGCACTTTCCATTACCAACCATACTGACACATTAGTGCACTTACCATTACCAACCGCACTGACACATTAGTGCACTTACCATTACCAACCACACCGACACATTACTACACTTACCATTACTAACCGCACTGACACACCATTACACTTACTGTACGTACATGCAATGTTGCATATGTTGTATTTGACGTATTTGTTGTGTAATTAATGTTCTATTTGATGTTGTACGTTTCGTTTAGcttatttgacaaaattaaaacacatgtatCAAGACTTGCACgtgaagaaattgtcaaggATAACACCCAAAAAAATCCTGGACTTATTTCCATCGTGGTCCTTGATGTTCCATCCGTATgtgatgtattttatatgtatttatgataTGATTTACTGTTTTTTGTCTCTGCATGGGAGGAATATGGAACTGCACAGAAAACAACTGCACAGGTAATCCAATCTTTTACCCACGTGAATGAGTGAGTGGTGGCTCAGGGGGGGTGTCACACAGAGTGAGTGGCGGCTCGGTGGgtgtgtcacactgaatgagTGGCAGCTCGGGGGTGTGTCACACAGAGTGAGTGGCGGCTCGGGGGGGGTGTCACACAGAGTGAGTGGCGGCTCGGGGTGTGTCATACGGAGTGAGTGGCGGCTCGGGGTGTGTCACACAGAGTGAGTGGCGGCTCGGGGTGTGTCACACAGAGTGAGTGGCAGCTCAGGGTGTGTGTCACACAGAGTGAGTGGCAGCTCGGGGGGtgtgtcacacagagagagtggCGGCTCGGGGGGGTGTCACACAGAGTGAGTGGCAGCTCAGGGTGTGTGTCACACAGAGTGAGTGGCGGCTTGGGGGTGTCACACAGAGTGAGTGGCGGCTCGGGGGgtgtcacacagagagagtggCGGCTCGGGGGGGTGTCACACAGAGTGAGTGGCAGCTCAGGTGTGTGTCACACAGAGTGAGTGGCAGCTCGGGGGGtgtgtcacacagagagagtggCGGCTCGGGGTGTGTGTCACACAGAGTGAGTGGCAGCTCGGGGTGTGTGTCACACAGAGTGAGTGGCGGCTCGGGGGGTGTGTCACACAGAGTGAGTGGCGGCTCGGGGGGTGTGTCACACAGAGTGAGTGGCGGCTCGGGGGGGTGTCACACAGAGTGAGTGGCGGCTCGGGGGTGTCACACAGAGTGAGTGGCGGCTCGGGGGGTGTGTCACACAGAGTGAGTGGCGGCTCGGGGGGGGTGTCACACAGAGTGAGTGGCGGCTCGGGGGGTGTCATACGgactgtgtgtttcagcagaGTGCTCAGTGGCCGGCGACTCCCATGTGAGCACATTTGACGGGTGGATGTTCCTGCACAGTGGCGCCTGCCAGTACGTTTTGGCGAAGAGCCGGGGGAGTAGTCGCTTCACGCTGACACTGCAGTATGTTCCCTGCGGAGAGGTAAAGCCCTAccccagagccccgccctgcccacaGAGAGAAGGTGAAGAGCCAATGGCAGAGCAGTGTCAGTGGTTGCTCTTGTTCCTGCAGGGTCAGGAGTATGCCTGCATGCACTCAGTCACGCTAGTGGTGGAAGAGGACGTCAGTCGGCAAGTGACGCTcaccagggagggagaggtccTGATCGGCATCAACCAGGCCACCAACCTGCCCTACAGCGACGGTACGCCCAGCCCTGTCCCAATCCAGGCCCTGTCCCATCCTGGGGGGTCTGAACCCCATGCTGCTCCTCATGTGAAGACCCAGCAAGCCCTGtggctctgcagcagcagggccggAGAGCCTGCTCAGAATAAAGCAGAGCCAGATTTAGAGCTCTTAGGCTCTGATCTGAGAGGCCCACAGGTTCTCCGTACAGCCTCTCTGTGTAATATCTTTATATATGTTTGTTATTATATaatcttcctgttttaaatgtgctatGGGTGTAGATAGCAGTTTTTAGCAATTGTTTGTGGCGTTTGACAGACACGGTGGAGGTGGCCAGGCTGAGCACCGTGTTCACGCTGCTGAAGACCAGCTTTGGTCTGCGGCTGCAGTTCGACCGCAGCGGGGGGCGGCTCTACCTGCAGCCTGGGACGGGGGCTAACGCTAACGCCTCTACTGAGCAATCTAGCAAACAAGTAACTCAATCATAATAAAAGTTCTACAAAATCTGTTTGAAaagttatataaaaaaaaccccacccaTTCACCTTCCAACTGTTTAGACTGTAGTATGGAGATTGAACATGTGAGTATAATGCCCAGTCaggcattgagaatgaccagcgcaatctcgcggTAATCATTCACTGTTTACTCGGCccatgttcatcctcccgtcAAATGGTTAATTAAACCATAGAATTTAACAGAGTCTTTTATAAACAAACTTATAAATAATATAGCAAACCAATAATTTAATGTTGATAAACCGTTTTGAAAAGTTAACATAGAACAAACCCCCTGCCCGCTCGCCCTCCAACTCCATAGACTGTAGTATGGAGGTTGAACGGGTGAGTATAATGTCCAGTCaggcattgagaatgaccagGTCAGTCTCGCGGCTCATTCTCCGTTTACTCTCCccatgttcatcctcccgttaaatggTTAATCAAACTGTAATATTTAATGGAGTCataaaattatatacagtagcATAGAGGTTGACTGGAGTGTAGTGTCCAGTCGGGTGTTTGATCGTCCGTTCGTCCGGTCGTTCGTCAGTTCGTGTCTTGAGTCGGTTTGTCTGGTCGCATGCTCGGCCATTCATCCGTCCAATTGCCCGTCCGTTTAAGTAgttggagggcgagcgggtgAAAATAGATTCTGTAAACAGTTTATATtaattagctaaattattaataaatacttCGTTAAATATCATGGTTTAATTAACCATGATATAAccatttaacgggaggatgaacatggGCAGAGTAAACGGCGAATGCAATCGCCCGGCCACTCGTTCGTTCAATCGGTCTTTCGCCAGCTCGTGCGTTCGTTGGGAGAACTATTTGGACATCTGGAACGTGCCCGACGCAATCTCGCGGCTCATGATTCCTATTGTGCTCACCATAATCACCCTCTCGTT
This region of Anguilla rostrata isolate EN2019 chromosome 8, ASM1855537v3, whole genome shotgun sequence genomic DNA includes:
- the LOC135260443 gene encoding otogelin-like protein, encoding MFLHSGACQYVLAKSRGSSRFTLTLQYVPCGEGQEYACMHSVTLVVEEDVSRQVTLTREGEVLIGINQATNLPYSDDL